The proteins below come from a single Lasioglossum baleicum chromosome 20, iyLasBale1, whole genome shotgun sequence genomic window:
- the LOC143218610 gene encoding protein brambleberry gives MGHSYLVFSLVMTLICQSKGDTMFGWIWGKSKDETTVLVADGVPLVSIPYESMTEDEKFLQEAAKFTEIQVSSPLETCQHKVIMKIRTSCFEMTEEQLAKLSVNLLNCQAAVEGRKMFPCTEEMSLKQCTTDMDPDMWNAYHLVSNRARAVCYAARGTQFRALTELTVNKLMQTAHTQIKTLGSLKDSQDRLEEQTGQVLSSLTEGNKALLEQQMRLKDAQITAHNLVTTNLRELSNEKALIRLGHTQLAAMAEDIKQKLEQASQSLTEQSVEHSENHKEILQDLMNIQEQAQSIWEKIESSTSRIFEQHEEAIVQYEHTLEKLSQINDTIQFLWNLTNTMRAEVDNKLSWLTNYVGDTGEQMQKMYRTGLHVVYLLCAMVIAAFLHAPLLTRITILGLVPLNLASYLKHGMDACLDFTSMTVLIFLITAMHFLMVGIQRICGPKASKVRPEPIQVLKQNGTAQDYMSSSCANLKSSKAPTLPLLIRLKRSINYLYNATRNQINYCIQKCSSLVQSLAFRSRQSFTQQEELSCSYIPSKKSREDLVYNHQGDYPSMISDDATDYDHSITVNEQDDSISELEHLVDANELRRRLKRIEGSVARSSYANQRSPSRSTSPTYASPRVLCNGMTRTGRKCRLYSTSGSFYCSKHSTGSSILGD, from the exons ATGGGGCACTCGTACTTAGTATTCTCCCTTGTTATGACTTTAATTTGTCAGAGCAAAGGGGATACGATGTTCGGATGGATTTGGGGCAAGTCCAAAGACGAAACCACTGTTTTGGTAGCCGACGGAGTGCCTTTAGTTTCAATCCCTTACGAGTCCATGACAGAGGACGAGAAATTCCTGCAAGAGGCTGCTAAATTCACAGAAATTCAAGTGTCTTCTCCCTTGGAGACTTGCCAACACAAAGTCATCATGAAGATTAGAACTTCCTGCTTCGAAATGACCGAGGAGCAGCTTGCCAAATTAAGCGTCAATCTATTGAACTGCCAGGCTGCTGTGGAGGGCAGGAAAATGTTTCCCTGCACCGAGGAGATG TCTCTGAAACAATGCACAACAGACATGGATCCAGACATGTGGAACGCGTATCACTTGGTCAGTAACAGAGCGAGAGCAGTTTGTTACGCGGCTCGAGGTACTCAGTTCCGTGCCCTGACTGAATTGACTGTTAATAAATTGATGCAAACTGCGCACACGCAGATTAAGACACTGGGTTCTCTAAAG GACAGCCAAGATCGTTTGGAAGAGCAGACGGGACAAGTATTGTCCTCCTTAACGGAAGGGAACAAAGCGCTGCTGGAACAGCAAATGCGTTTGAAAGACGCACAAATAACGGCTCATAATCTGGTAACAACGAATCTGAGGGAATTGAGCAATGAGAAGGCGTTGATTAGACTGGGCCACACTCAGTTGGCAGCGATGGCGGAGGATATAAAACAGAAGTTGGAGCAGGCTAGTCAGAGCTTGACCGAACAGTCTGTCGAGCACAGCGAGAACCACAAGGAGATCCTTCAGGACTTGATGAACATTCAAGAACAAGCACAATCGATCTGGGAGAAGATCGAGTCTAGTACCAGTCGCATATTCGAGCAGCACGAAGAGGCAATTGTTCAGTATGAGCACACTCTAGAGAAGCTATCTCAGATTAACGACACAATCCAGTTTCTCTGGAACCTGACAAATACAATGCGAGCAGAAGTGGACAACAAGCTCAGCTGGCTGACCAACTACGTGGGTGACACTGGAGAACAGATGCAGAAGATGTACCGAACAGGCTTGCATGTAGTCTATTTACTGTGCGCCATGGTGATCGCTGCATTCCTCCATGCTCCTCTACTGACCAGGATCACTATATTGGGTCTGGTGCCGTTGAACTTGGCGTCGTATTTGAAACATGGCATGGATGCTTGCTTGGACTTCACATCGATGACTGTACTGATATTCCTGATCACAGCGA TGCATTTCCTGATGGTTGGCATCCAGCGTATCTGTGGGCCGAAGGCAAGCAAAGTGCGACCAGAGCCAATACAGGTCCTCAAGCAAAATGGCACAGCGCAGGACTATATGTCATCCTCCTGTGCGAACCTAAAGTCCTCCAAGGCTCCGACTCTTCCGTTGCTTATTAGACTGAAGAGGAGCATCAATTACCTCTACAACGCCACTCGCAACCAGATAAACTACTGCATAC AGAAGTGCAGTTCCTTAGTGCAGTCCTTAGCCTTCCGGAGCCGGCAGAGCTTCACGCAGCAAGAGGAGCTTTCCTGCTCCTACATTCCGTCCAAGAAGTCTCGAGAGGATCTGGTCTACAACCACCAGGGTGATTACCCCAGCATGATCTCGGATGACGCCACCGACTATGATCATTCGATCACGGTAAACGAGCAGGACGACAGCATCAGCGAACTCGAACACCTGGTGGATGCTAACGAACTAAGGAGACGGCTGAAAAGGATCGAGGGGTCTGTTGCCAGGTCCTCTTATGCCAACCAGCGCTCTCCTTCCAGAAG CACCAGCCCAACATACGCCTCACCCAGAGTCCTCTGCAACGGGATGACAAGAACTGGAAGAAAGTGTCGCTTGTACTCCACCAGTGGCAGCTTCTACTGTTCCAAGCACTCCACCGGATCCTCTATATTAGGAGACTGA
- the LOC143218611 gene encoding uncharacterized protein LOC143218611 isoform X3 has translation MQKFRCQILNWSTSVNCGPRGSRCLYKLSEPKPDESNIIRASHQGLNMRTMETISITFENVNRSCVATGESVSNEWLRIFDYGANYCNLRNLVTGIGFDNSPRFLELTTNAVCTQYNMEIC, from the exons ATGCAAAAGTTCAGGTGTCAAATCCTCAACTGGTCTACCAGTGTCAATTGTGGTCCACGTGGCAGCAGGTGTCTTTACAAA CTCAGCGAGCCGAAACCAGACGAAAGCAACATAATCAGAGCGTCCCATCAGGGTTTAAACATGAGGACTATGGAGACTATAAGCATCACATTCGAGAACGTGAACAGGAGCTGTGTGGCAACG ggcgAGTCTGTATCGAACGAGTGGCTCAGGATATTCGATTATGGCGCGAATTACTGTAACCTGAGGAACCTAGTGACTGGAATAGGCTTCGACAACAGCCCGAGGTTCCTCGAGCTGACTACAAACGCGGTCTGCACGCAGTACAACATGGAGATCTGCTGA
- the LOC143218611 gene encoding uncharacterized protein LOC143218611 isoform X1 has product MTVACSQFFPQSDFVERRSALFSRMKDDRFLMARSKGSAKKDGPPPHKEYMQLRSTSRRPPPPYTQANGPTQTNSHGDCVSPTRKDKIRHEEEDDDPPTMEIRSGCSMLPKFRFISCCITALIMVLACGLVLTFFFPYPLHASCTVKWHVPLRKYYFVFTRE; this is encoded by the exons ATGACAGTCGCGTGTTCTCAATTTTTTCCACAGTCAGATTTCGTGGAACGTCGGTCAGCCTTATTTTCTCGCATGAAAGATGACCGATTTCTGATGGCCAGGTCGAAAGGAAGCGCTAAAAAGGACGGACCGCCGCCTCACAAAGAATACATGCAGCTCAGGTCAACGTCGAGGCGACCACCCCCACCTTACACACAGGCAAATGGTCCGACACAGACTAACTCGCATGGTGACTGTGTTTCCCCTACTCGGAAAG ATAAAATAAGACACGAAGAGGAGGATGACGACCCACCTACCATGGAGATCAGAAGCGGTTGCAGCATGCTCCCGAAATTCAGATTCATCAGCTGCTGCATCACTGCGCTGATAATGGTCCTTGCCTGCGGTCTTGTGCTCACCTTCTTCTTCCCTTACCCTCTGCATGCATCGTGCACTGTTAAATGGCATGTTCCACTTCGTAAATACTACTTCGTTTTCACTCGGGAATGA
- the LOC143218611 gene encoding uncharacterized protein LOC143218611 isoform X2, translating into MKDDRFLMARSKGSAKKDGPPPHKEYMQLRSTSRRPPPPYTQANGPTQTNSHGDCVSPTRKDKIRHEEEDDDPPTMEIRSGCSMLPKFRFISCCITALIMVLACGLVLTFFFPYPLHASCTVKWHVPLRKYYFVFTRE; encoded by the exons ATGAAAGATGACCGATTTCTGATGGCCAGGTCGAAAGGAAGCGCTAAAAAGGACGGACCGCCGCCTCACAAAGAATACATGCAGCTCAGGTCAACGTCGAGGCGACCACCCCCACCTTACACACAGGCAAATGGTCCGACACAGACTAACTCGCATGGTGACTGTGTTTCCCCTACTCGGAAAG ATAAAATAAGACACGAAGAGGAGGATGACGACCCACCTACCATGGAGATCAGAAGCGGTTGCAGCATGCTCCCGAAATTCAGATTCATCAGCTGCTGCATCACTGCGCTGATAATGGTCCTTGCCTGCGGTCTTGTGCTCACCTTCTTCTTCCCTTACCCTCTGCATGCATCGTGCACTGTTAAATGGCATGTTCCACTTCGTAAATACTACTTCGTTTTCACTCGGGAATGA
- the Twi gene encoding twist isoform X2 yields the protein MQSQPASLQSQRLQGIYILDNSDSSGIPHSAGSSASNSPDHYNRFSPPTHLMDLSSPPEHRDLPGYQPHHHHHHQQIYPPATYLMYEGPEEGKRFQEQHNGKMLRDLQAEVSEYERRLHGNSPGFLSDHSRDHEQSIYLTPSPQMYSSGGEEVNARHAQGYHHVEQMDYKPEVVEYKPEIEPNRYKPVEITQMTEASSSTKSFVVEGARNAGKRKRKSSNNENESEGESSASSTKTKVRRKSGATFEEIQNQRVMANVRERQRTQSLNDAFAALRKIIPTLPSDKLSKIQTLKLATRYIDFLFQVLHCNLENGDAAEESVWM from the coding sequence ATGCAGAGTCAACCGGCGAGTCTCCAGTCGCAGCGGCTGCAGGGCATCTACATCCTTGACAACAGCGACAGCTCCGGGATTCCCCACAGCGCCGGCAGCTCCGCCAGCAACTCTCCCGATCACTATAATCGGTTCTCCCCTCCCACGCACCTGATGGACCTGAGCAGTCCTCCGGAGCACCGTGACCTTCCAGGTTACCAgcctcatcatcatcatcatcaccagCAGATCTACCCTCCAGCTACTTATCTGATGTACGAAGGCCCCGAAGAAGGGAAGAGGTTCCAGGAGCAACACAACGGAAAGATGCTGAGGGATCTCCAAGCTGAAGTCTCCGAGTATGAGCGACGTCTTCACGGTAACTCGCCTGGGTTCCTGTCCGATCATAGCAGAGACCACGAGCAGAGTATCTATCTGACGCCATCGCCGCAAATGTACTCTTCAGGGGGCGAAGAGGTCAATGCTAGGCATGCTCAAGGTTATCATCATGTGGAACAGATGGACTACAAACCGGAAGTGGTGGAGTATAAGCCCGAGATCGAGCCGAACAGGTACAAGCCTGTGGAGATAACGCAGATGACAGAAGCGTCCTCTTCCACGAAGAGTTTCGTGGTGGAGGGTGCCAGGAACGCTgggaagagaaagaggaagtcCAGTAACAACGAGAACGAGTCCGAGGGAGAGAGCAGCGCTTCGTCTACCAAGACCAAGGTCAGGAGGAAGAGCGGAGCTACCTTCGAAGAGATCCAGAACCAAAGGGTCATGGCGAACGTCAGGGAGAGACAGAGGACCCAGAGTCTCAACGATGCGTTCGCAGCACTCAGGAAAATCATTCCGACCTTGCCCAGCGATAAACTCTCGAAGATTCAGACCCTGAAGCTCGCCACGAGGTACATCGACTTCCTGTTCCAGGTGCTACATTGTAATCTGGAGAATGGCGACGCTGCTGAAGAATCTG